A genomic stretch from Barnesiella intestinihominis YIT 11860 includes:
- a CDS encoding cofactor-independent phosphoglycerate mutase, which translates to MKYIIVLGDGMADEPIGKLGGRTPLQAADTPAMDWLAAHGRCGLLKTVPDGYHPGSEIANLSVLGYDLDRVFEGRGSLEAASMGVDIESGEMAMRCNLVCIENGRIKNHSAGHISTAEAAELIDFLQKELGGEDANFFRGVSYRHLLKLKGGDKRVDCTPPHDVPGTLFREVMVRSLVPEAVPTADRLNELILRSQQILPSHPVNRKRVAEGKDPANSIWPWSPGYKPRMETLAERYGIKSGVVISAVDLIRGIGVYAGLRPVEVEGATGLYDTNYEGKVQAAIEALHTHDFVYLHIEASDEAGHEGDVDLKVRTVEYLDRRVLKPLIDAVSRMNDSVTIALLPDHPTPCRLRTHTAEPVPFVIYKSGVEPDGVTRYSESDVAGGAYGVLVGEQFIKEFFRKN; encoded by the coding sequence ATGAAATATATCATTGTTTTGGGCGACGGTATGGCCGACGAACCCATCGGGAAATTGGGTGGACGAACGCCTTTGCAGGCGGCCGATACTCCGGCTATGGACTGGTTGGCAGCTCATGGTCGTTGTGGTTTGTTGAAGACAGTCCCCGATGGTTATCACCCCGGTAGCGAAATCGCCAATTTGTCGGTATTGGGTTACGACCTCGACCGGGTGTTCGAGGGTCGAGGCTCGTTGGAAGCGGCGAGTATGGGAGTCGATATAGAGTCGGGCGAGATGGCGATGCGCTGTAATCTCGTCTGTATCGAAAACGGTCGTATCAAGAATCATTCGGCAGGACATATCTCTACGGCCGAAGCTGCCGAATTAATCGATTTTTTACAGAAAGAATTGGGAGGTGAGGATGCCAATTTCTTTCGAGGCGTTTCGTATCGGCATCTGTTGAAGTTGAAAGGCGGAGACAAGCGAGTAGACTGTACTCCTCCGCACGATGTTCCCGGTACGCTTTTTCGTGAGGTAATGGTTCGTTCCCTCGTTCCCGAAGCCGTTCCGACAGCCGATCGTCTGAACGAGTTGATATTGCGTTCGCAACAGATTCTGCCGTCGCATCCGGTCAATCGGAAGCGTGTCGCCGAAGGTAAAGATCCGGCGAACAGCATCTGGCCGTGGTCTCCCGGTTATAAGCCCCGTATGGAGACACTGGCCGAGCGTTATGGGATAAAGAGCGGCGTTGTCATTTCGGCGGTAGATCTTATTCGGGGTATCGGGGTATATGCCGGTCTGCGGCCTGTCGAAGTCGAGGGAGCGACCGGTTTGTATGATACCAATTACGAGGGTAAAGTTCAAGCGGCGATCGAGGCATTACATACGCACGATTTTGTATATTTGCATATCGAAGCCAGCGATGAAGCCGGGCATGAAGGCGATGTCGATTTGAAAGTTCGCACGGTCGAATATCTCGATCGTCGGGTTTTAAAACCGCTCATTGATGCCGTATCTCGAATGAACGATTCGGTGACGATAGCCTTGTTGCCCGATCATCCCACCCCTTGCCGGTTGCGCACTCACACGGCCGAGCCTGTCCCGTTTGTGATTTACAAATCTGGGGTGGAGCCCGACGGAGTCACCCGGTACAGCGAGTCCGATGTAGCCGGCGGCGCTTATGGGGTGCTGGTAGGAGAGCAGTTTATAAAAGAGTTCTTTCGGAAAAATTAA
- a CDS encoding Lrp/AsnC family transcriptional regulator → MEILDKTDLQILRVLQNNSRLTTKELAAKVNLSPTPVFERVKRLEANGYIKKYVAVLDPAKLNRGFVVFCSVKLRRLNRDIAAEFTRIVREIPEVTECYNISGDYDYLLKIHAPDMKYYQEFIINVLGTIESMGSLMSTFVMDEVKHEYGIPL, encoded by the coding sequence ATGGAAATATTGGATAAAACCGATTTGCAGATATTGCGAGTCTTACAAAACAATTCTCGCTTGACAACCAAAGAATTGGCGGCAAAAGTTAATTTGTCGCCTACACCTGTCTTTGAACGGGTGAAACGTTTGGAGGCCAACGGGTATATTAAAAAATATGTGGCAGTGCTCGATCCTGCGAAGCTCAATCGGGGTTTCGTCGTCTTTTGTAGCGTCAAGCTCCGTAGGCTCAATCGGGACATAGCCGCCGAGTTTACCCGCATCGTCCGGGAAATCCCGGAAGTGACCGAGTGTTACAACATTTCGGGCGATTACGATTACCTGCTCAAAATACATGCTCCCGATATGAAATATTATCAGGAGTTTATTATCAATGTATTAGGTACGATAGAGAGCATGGGGTCGCTCATGAGTACTTTTGTCATGGACGAGGTGAAGCATGAGTATGGCATTCCGCTTTAA
- a CDS encoding O-acetylhomoserine aminocarboxypropyltransferase/cysteine synthase family protein: MAQKKLHFETLQLHVGQEQPDPTTDARAVPIYQTTSYVFHNSAHAAARFELKDAGNIYGRLTNPTQNVLEERLAALEGGVAALAVASGAAAVTYAFQNITCAGDHIVAAKTIYGGTYNLLDHTLPAYGVTATFVDPADLSNFEKAIRPNTKAVFIETLGNPNSNIIDIDAVAEIAHRHNIPLIIDNTFGTPYLIRPIEHGADIVVHSATKFIGGHGTSLGGIIVDSGKFDWTASGKFPQLSEPDPSYHGIRFTQAAGAAAYVTRIRAVILRDTGAAISPFNAFLLLQGLETLSLRVERHVENALKVVDFLSRHPKVKRVNHPALPDHPDHALYERYFPQGAGSIFTFEIKGGTEEAHRFIDNLKIFSLLANVADVKSLVIHPASTTHSQLTDQEKEEQEIFPGTVRLSIGTEHIDDLIDDLKQALEKV; this comes from the coding sequence ATGGCACAGAAAAAATTGCATTTCGAGACCTTGCAGCTTCATGTAGGACAGGAACAACCCGACCCCACAACCGATGCAAGAGCCGTCCCTATTTATCAAACGACTTCTTATGTATTCCATAATTCGGCTCATGCCGCCGCCCGATTCGAATTGAAAGATGCCGGCAATATCTATGGCAGATTAACCAACCCGACCCAAAATGTACTGGAAGAACGTCTCGCCGCACTGGAAGGCGGAGTGGCCGCCCTTGCCGTCGCTTCGGGCGCAGCCGCCGTCACTTACGCTTTTCAAAACATTACTTGTGCCGGCGACCATATTGTCGCTGCCAAGACGATCTATGGCGGGACCTATAATTTGCTGGATCATACCCTACCTGCTTACGGCGTGACGGCAACGTTCGTCGATCCTGCCGACTTGTCGAATTTCGAGAAAGCCATACGTCCGAACACGAAAGCTGTTTTTATCGAGACTCTGGGTAACCCCAACTCGAACATCATCGACATCGATGCCGTAGCCGAGATAGCCCACCGCCACAACATACCGCTCATTATCGACAACACGTTCGGTACGCCCTATCTGATACGCCCTATCGAACATGGAGCAGACATCGTCGTACACTCGGCGACGAAATTTATCGGAGGCCACGGCACATCGTTGGGAGGTATAATCGTCGATTCGGGCAAATTCGACTGGACGGCTTCGGGTAAATTTCCCCAATTGAGCGAACCCGACCCCAGTTATCACGGTATCCGATTCACCCAAGCCGCCGGAGCAGCCGCATACGTCACCCGCATACGCGCCGTTATCCTACGCGACACCGGAGCAGCCATCAGCCCCTTCAACGCATTCCTGCTTTTACAGGGATTGGAGACCCTCTCCCTGCGCGTGGAACGTCATGTAGAAAACGCCTTGAAAGTAGTGGACTTTTTGTCCCGACACCCGAAAGTAAAACGGGTAAACCACCCGGCTTTGCCCGACCACCCCGACCATGCATTGTACGAACGGTATTTCCCACAGGGAGCCGGTTCGATTTTCACTTTCGAGATAAAAGGGGGTACAGAAGAAGCCCATCGTTTTATCGACAACCTGAAAATCTTTTCACTGCTCGCCAATGTCGCCGACGTGAAATCGTTGGTCATTCACCCGGCTTCGACTACCCATTCTCAACTTACCGACCAAGAAAAAGAAGAACAGGAAATTTTCCCCGGCACGGTGCGCCTCTCCATAGGAACCGAACATATCGACGACCTCATCGACGATTTGAAACAAGCGTTGGAAAAAGTATAA
- the cdd gene encoding cytidine deaminase: MENRNITTKIIVCSYDELNEEEKKLIDAAKEATNRSYSPYSRFQVGAAALLSGGTVITGSNQENAAYPSGICAERTTLFYANSQYPNLPVEALAIAAQTSGDFIDHPTAPCGACRQVILETEERYNQPMRIYLYGKKEIYIVESIRSLLPLCFGKSDLPE; this comes from the coding sequence ATGGAAAACCGGAACATCACCACAAAGATAATCGTTTGTTCGTATGATGAGCTAAACGAAGAGGAGAAAAAGTTGATCGACGCCGCCAAAGAGGCAACAAACCGGTCTTATTCGCCCTACTCTCGCTTTCAAGTAGGTGCTGCCGCCCTATTATCGGGAGGAACCGTCATCACGGGAAGCAATCAGGAAAATGCCGCTTACCCGTCAGGAATTTGCGCGGAACGGACTACTCTATTCTATGCCAACTCTCAATATCCCAATTTGCCCGTAGAGGCGTTGGCTATCGCCGCTCAAACCAGCGGGGATTTCATCGACCACCCCACAGCACCCTGTGGTGCTTGCCGGCAGGTAATTCTCGAAACAGAGGAACGCTACAACCAGCCGATGCGCATTTATCTCTACGGCAAAAAAGAAATTTATATCGTAGAGTCCATACGGAGTCTGCTGCCTCTCTGCTTCGGGAAAAGCGATTTGCCGGAATAG
- a CDS encoding DNA polymerase III subunit gamma/tau, whose product MDNYIVSARKYRPSTFRSVVGQKALTQTLKNAIDSNKLAHAYLFCGPRGVGKTSCARIFAKTINCFHPTESGEACNECESCRAFNEQRSYNIIELDAASNNSVDDIRTLIDQVRIPPQIGKYKVFIIDEVHMLSAAAFNAFLKTLEEPPHHAIFILATTEKHKILPTILSRCQVYDFQRITTTDIAEHLQYVASQEGITAEPEALNIIAQKADGGMRDALSVFDQVVSFSGGHITYKSVIENLNVLDYEYYFRLVDAFLQNNVPQALMIFKEIRDNGFEAQFFIGGLSRHFRDLLVSKDPVTLPLLEVSESVAKRYGEQAEKCTLPFLYRAMELSNRCDLDYRISNNKQFLVELTLIQICQITNPVTSAPENPPLQKITPAPNAGQTVSPTTQTPNTTTSQQTAGTTSGVTQTAEPQAAYRAATIRPTTFKRDIPAAPTQTRKAAPPTRISIHQKPAESVAEENTSTVQTVLDTPFTAEALTTAWLEYAKTIPTEVVLVNTMQSCRPQLVDPKNFVVSVDSQIQVDHINEHFHELMSFLQNALKNNQFSMQLRINQPGEKEIIFSPKDVLMKMIEKNPDIKNLYDTFDLEIA is encoded by the coding sequence ATGGACAATTATATCGTTTCGGCACGAAAATACAGGCCATCGACGTTCCGTTCGGTCGTAGGACAAAAAGCATTGACTCAAACTCTGAAAAATGCGATCGACTCGAACAAACTCGCTCATGCTTATTTGTTTTGCGGCCCTCGCGGCGTAGGGAAAACTTCGTGTGCCCGTATTTTCGCTAAAACAATCAACTGTTTCCACCCGACCGAATCGGGAGAAGCCTGCAACGAATGCGAATCGTGCCGAGCTTTCAACGAACAACGTTCCTACAACATCATCGAGCTCGATGCCGCCTCGAACAACTCGGTGGACGATATACGCACGCTCATCGACCAAGTGAGGATACCGCCTCAAATAGGCAAATACAAAGTGTTTATCATCGACGAGGTGCACATGCTGTCGGCTGCCGCTTTCAACGCTTTCTTGAAAACGCTGGAAGAACCGCCGCACCATGCTATTTTCATTCTGGCAACTACCGAGAAGCATAAAATATTGCCCACGATTCTGTCGAGATGCCAAGTGTACGACTTCCAACGGATTACCACTACCGACATAGCCGAACATTTACAATATGTGGCTTCACAAGAGGGTATCACCGCCGAACCGGAGGCCCTGAACATCATCGCCCAAAAAGCCGACGGCGGTATGCGAGATGCTCTCTCGGTATTCGACCAAGTCGTCAGTTTTTCGGGCGGACACATCACCTATAAATCGGTTATCGAAAACCTCAACGTACTGGATTACGAGTACTATTTCAGATTAGTGGATGCTTTCTTGCAAAACAACGTACCGCAGGCGTTGATGATATTCAAAGAAATACGGGACAACGGTTTCGAAGCCCAATTTTTCATCGGCGGACTGAGCCGTCATTTCCGCGATCTGCTGGTCAGTAAAGACCCGGTAACCCTCCCCTTGCTCGAAGTGAGCGAATCGGTGGCCAAACGCTATGGCGAACAGGCGGAAAAATGTACCTTACCTTTCTTATACCGTGCGATGGAACTGAGCAATCGTTGTGATCTTGACTATCGCATAAGCAACAACAAACAATTTTTGGTGGAGTTGACTCTAATACAGATTTGCCAAATCACAAACCCTGTTACTAGCGCTCCCGAAAATCCCCCGTTGCAGAAGATAACGCCGGCTCCCAACGCCGGACAAACGGTAAGCCCAACGACCCAGACACCAAACACCACGACCTCTCAACAAACGGCAGGAACCACATCGGGAGTTACCCAGACTGCCGAACCTCAGGCTGCATACCGAGCCGCAACCATACGGCCTACAACTTTTAAACGGGATATTCCGGCAGCTCCGACGCAAACAAGAAAAGCGGCTCCCCCGACTCGTATCTCTATACATCAGAAACCGGCAGAATCTGTCGCAGAGGAAAACACATCGACCGTACAAACCGTACTCGATACACCATTCACAGCCGAAGCCCTTACCACAGCTTGGCTGGAATACGCCAAAACCATACCGACAGAAGTCGTGCTCGTCAATACGATGCAGAGTTGCCGCCCACAGCTCGTCGACCCCAAGAATTTCGTAGTGTCGGTCGATTCCCAAATTCAAGTGGACCACATCAACGAGCATTTCCACGAATTGATGTCTTTCCTACAAAATGCCTTGAAGAACAACCAGTTCTCCATGCAATTACGTATCAACCAACCGGGAGAGAAAGAAATTATTTTCAGTCCGAAAGATGTACTGATGAAGATGATCGAAAAGAATCCCGATATAAAAAACCTATACGACACGTTCGACCTCGAAATCGCTTGA
- the thrC gene encoding threonine synthase, protein MQFYSTNRKTSPVSLREAVVRGLAADRGLFMPEVIRRFPPAFYQNMKEMTLREISFVVAEAFFGEDVEAGKLKEIVDETLNFDIPLVKVADNRYSLELFHGPTLAFKDVGARFMARLLAYFNKQEGERQVNVLVATSGDTGSAVANGFLDVPGVKVFVLYPQGKVSEIQEKQFTTLGRNITALEVSGTFDDCQALVKNAFMDKELNEKLYLTSANSINVARFLPQSFYYFYAYAQLCGLVGKPEEVVFSVPSGNFGNITAGLMAKRMGLPVKRFIAANNRNDVFLQYLRTGVYTPRPSVATIANAMDVGDPSNFARILDLYGGSHDAICAEVSGVSYTDEQIRRTMSETFRNERYLLDPHGACGYQALVDGLQPGETGICLETAHPAKFLETVESAVGETISVPEKLQVFMQGEKQSILMPVGFNAFKHFLLNQQ, encoded by the coding sequence ATGCAATTTTACAGTACGAATAGAAAAACTTCGCCGGTTTCCCTCCGCGAAGCAGTGGTGAGAGGATTGGCAGCAGATAGGGGGCTTTTCATGCCTGAGGTGATTCGCCGGTTTCCCCCGGCATTTTACCAAAATATGAAAGAGATGACCTTGCGCGAAATTTCTTTTGTCGTGGCCGAGGCCTTTTTCGGGGAAGATGTGGAAGCCGGTAAATTGAAAGAGATTGTCGACGAGACGCTCAACTTCGATATTCCGTTGGTGAAGGTGGCCGATAACCGGTATAGTTTGGAACTTTTTCACGGACCCACGTTGGCATTTAAAGATGTGGGGGCGCGCTTCATGGCTCGGTTACTCGCCTATTTCAATAAACAGGAGGGCGAGCGGCAGGTCAATGTGTTGGTAGCTACATCTGGCGATACGGGCAGTGCCGTGGCAAATGGATTTTTAGATGTTCCGGGTGTAAAAGTATTCGTGCTTTATCCGCAAGGGAAAGTCAGCGAGATACAGGAAAAGCAGTTTACCACACTCGGTCGCAACATTACGGCATTGGAAGTGAGCGGTACATTCGATGATTGTCAGGCATTGGTGAAGAATGCCTTTATGGATAAGGAGCTGAACGAGAAACTCTATCTTACCTCTGCCAATTCTATCAACGTGGCCCGTTTCCTGCCCCAGTCGTTCTATTATTTTTACGCCTATGCGCAGTTGTGCGGGTTAGTCGGGAAGCCCGAAGAAGTCGTGTTCAGTGTGCCCAGCGGAAATTTCGGCAATATTACTGCCGGTTTGATGGCTAAACGCATGGGACTGCCTGTGAAACGGTTCATTGCGGCCAACAATCGCAACGATGTATTTTTGCAATACCTGCGTACGGGAGTTTATACGCCGCGGCCTTCGGTCGCCACTATCGCTAATGCGATGGACGTGGGTGATCCCAGTAATTTCGCGCGAATACTCGATTTGTACGGAGGCTCGCACGATGCGATTTGTGCCGAGGTAAGCGGGGTAAGTTACACCGATGAACAGATTCGTCGAACGATGAGCGAAACTTTCCGTAACGAACGATACTTGCTCGATCCTCATGGAGCCTGTGGTTATCAGGCGTTAGTCGACGGATTACAGCCCGGCGAGACAGGTATCTGTCTCGAAACGGCACATCCGGCTAAATTTCTCGAAACGGTCGAATCCGCTGTTGGCGAGACGATTTCGGTTCCCGAAAAACTGCAAGTCTTTATGCAGGGCGAAAAACAAAGTATCCTTATGCCGGTCGGCTTCAACGCTTTCAAGCACTTTTTGCTCAATCAGCAATAA
- a CDS encoding purple acid phosphatase family protein yields MTKKSIIAIVAGIVFPLYAIAGQPSAQITHGPYLQNLSEDEVTVVWTTDKPCKSWVEFSKKEAGKSFYSQPPRKAYASQDGLYCVDTLHRVTVKGLEKNTTYFYRVLSQEVKELRAYRPVMGSVVSTDIWKKPLTFTTLDNHRETLSMVMVNDIHGNNELQKKLLGMAPPQDFDMVLFCGDMCSHINRQNDIFTSFLNTSIELFATQKPFVYARGNHETRGAYARNFSRYFAGPNGKFYYAFTYGPVRFIVLDCGEDKPDTDVEYSGLIDFDSYMLEQKDWLSREIDNPEFKNASYRVVISHMPFTKGGWYGSERLREQLLPLLEQAQIDLMLSGHEHAFGFTDKGNAASFPIIVNSNNSVLTLFASNHSLKVQVKQEDGKILLEKEFQKQ; encoded by the coding sequence ATGACAAAGAAATCAATCATTGCAATAGTCGCAGGGATAGTCTTTCCCCTTTACGCCATAGCCGGACAGCCCTCAGCCCAAATTACTCACGGCCCCTATTTACAGAATCTGTCCGAAGATGAAGTAACAGTCGTGTGGACCACCGATAAGCCTTGCAAATCGTGGGTGGAATTTAGCAAAAAGGAGGCCGGGAAAAGTTTCTACTCCCAACCGCCACGAAAAGCCTATGCCTCACAAGACGGGTTATATTGTGTCGACACGCTGCACCGGGTGACGGTCAAAGGACTCGAAAAAAATACGACCTATTTTTACAGAGTATTGTCGCAAGAAGTGAAAGAATTGCGGGCCTACCGTCCTGTTATGGGTTCCGTAGTATCCACCGACATCTGGAAAAAACCGTTGACCTTCACGACTCTCGACAACCATCGAGAAACCCTGTCAATGGTTATGGTCAACGACATACATGGGAATAACGAATTGCAAAAGAAACTACTGGGCATGGCTCCGCCACAGGACTTCGACATGGTACTTTTCTGCGGAGACATGTGTAGCCACATCAACCGGCAAAACGACATATTTACCAGCTTCCTCAACACCTCCATCGAGTTGTTCGCTACCCAAAAGCCATTCGTGTACGCAAGAGGCAATCACGAAACCCGCGGAGCATATGCCCGCAACTTCTCCCGATACTTCGCCGGCCCCAACGGTAAATTCTATTATGCTTTCACCTATGGACCCGTTCGCTTCATCGTGTTGGACTGCGGTGAAGACAAACCTGACACCGATGTGGAATACTCTGGACTGATAGACTTCGACAGTTATATGCTCGAACAAAAGGATTGGCTGTCTCGGGAGATAGACAACCCAGAGTTCAAGAACGCCTCCTACCGTGTGGTTATCTCACATATGCCTTTCACGAAAGGCGGTTGGTACGGTTCCGAACGGCTGCGGGAACAACTACTGCCCTTATTGGAACAGGCACAAATAGATCTAATGTTGAGCGGTCACGAGCACGCATTCGGATTTACCGACAAAGGAAATGCGGCCTCCTTCCCCATCATCGTGAACTCGAACAACTCGGTATTGACCTTGTTTGCCTCAAACCATTCATTGAAGGTTCAAGTAAAACAGGAAGACGGAAAAATCCTGTTAGAAAAAGAATTTCAGAAACAATAA
- a CDS encoding YdeI/OmpD-associated family protein, whose amino-acid sequence MEISNELNVGSREQLRAWLSENHDSCDEVWIVCCRSDRVHTCGLPYLDVVYEALCFGWIDSTCKRVGDKMLQRLTPRKKGSNWTELNKARFRYLEREGTMTDAGRAVFPYLLETEFTIDDIIVEELRKHPVAMDNFSRFPELYKRVKIGNIQMKRNNSDLYRRRLDKFIRFTCRNKMYGEWNDNGRLSQIYENK is encoded by the coding sequence ATGGAAATAAGTAATGAGTTGAATGTCGGTTCCAGAGAGCAGCTGCGGGCTTGGCTGAGCGAGAATCACGATTCTTGCGATGAAGTCTGGATAGTGTGTTGTCGTTCCGATCGGGTGCACACTTGCGGGTTACCCTATTTGGACGTTGTCTATGAGGCGCTATGTTTCGGCTGGATCGATTCTACTTGTAAGCGGGTCGGCGACAAGATGTTGCAACGGCTCACTCCCCGTAAAAAAGGAAGCAATTGGACCGAGCTCAACAAGGCTCGTTTCAGGTATCTCGAACGGGAAGGGACGATGACTGATGCGGGAAGGGCGGTTTTTCCCTATTTGCTTGAAACGGAATTTACGATAGACGATATTATCGTCGAAGAGCTGCGGAAACACCCTGTGGCGATGGATAATTTCTCTCGGTTTCCGGAGCTTTATAAGCGGGTGAAAATAGGAAATATACAAATGAAAAGAAATAATTCGGATTTGTATCGGCGACGTTTGGACAAATTTATCCGGTTTACTTGTCGAAACAAGATGTACGGCGAGTGGAACGACAATGGAAGACTGTCGCAGATATATGAGAATAAATAA
- a CDS encoding exodeoxyribonuclease III translates to MLKLISWNVNGLRACYDKGFTDIFRQLDADFFCLQETKMQAGQLDLQFDGYQSYWNYAEKKGYSGTAVFTRLQPISVSYGMDRTEHDREGRIITLEMEDFFLVNVYTPNSQEGLKRLEYRMTWEDDFLHFLKQLKTQKPVIVCGDLNVAHQEIDLKNPKTNRKNAGFTDEERYKFTQLLSAGFTDTFRYFYPNQKDIYSWWSYRFKAREKNAGWRIDYFLASASLNEKLCSAKIHTEIFGSDHCPVELEIDL, encoded by the coding sequence ATGCTGAAACTCATATCTTGGAATGTCAACGGGCTACGTGCTTGTTACGACAAAGGATTCACCGATATATTCAGGCAATTGGATGCCGACTTCTTCTGTCTGCAAGAGACGAAAATGCAGGCGGGACAACTGGATTTGCAATTCGACGGTTACCAGTCTTATTGGAACTATGCCGAAAAGAAAGGATATTCGGGAACAGCTGTCTTTACCCGACTTCAACCCATCAGTGTCAGTTACGGCATGGATAGAACAGAACACGACCGTGAGGGCCGTATCATTACTCTCGAAATGGAAGATTTCTTCTTGGTAAATGTCTATACTCCCAACTCGCAAGAAGGATTAAAACGACTTGAATACCGTATGACATGGGAAGATGATTTTCTGCACTTCTTGAAACAACTGAAAACCCAAAAGCCGGTCATCGTATGCGGCGACCTGAACGTGGCTCACCAAGAAATCGATTTGAAAAATCCCAAAACGAACCGGAAAAACGCCGGATTTACCGATGAAGAGCGCTATAAATTCACCCAACTACTGTCTGCCGGATTCACCGATACATTCCGCTATTTCTATCCTAACCAAAAAGACATCTATTCGTGGTGGTCTTACCGATTCAAAGCGAGAGAAAAAAACGCCGGCTGGCGTATCGATTATTTTCTTGCCTCCGCATCGCTCAACGAGAAATTGTGCAGTGCGAAAATACACACGGAAATTTTCGGCTCGGACCATTGTCCCGTGGAGTTGGAAATCGATTTATAA
- a CDS encoding glucosaminidase domain-containing protein, with protein sequence MKLRFIISLLALTLSFSQLSAQRKNKAYLDYIEKYSSLAVKHQKQYGIPASITLAQGLLESGAGRSELARMSNNHFGIKCHSDWKGKRVYYDDDKKDDCFRKYNKPEDSFEDHARFLKRARYASLFELKVTDYRGWAKGLKRCGYATDKSYANKLIQTIELYELYKYDRRSFKPIRAKDLLPVIVANPHPVYRSWGLLYVEARDGDSLESIAKEFGFSVKKLAKYNEVPKDYPLEAGDIVYLEKKKKKAEKGYDFCIVRSGDSMHTIAQRYGIQLKNLYKMNKLPDDYTPSVGDTLRLR encoded by the coding sequence ATGAAACTACGATTCATCATATCCTTGCTTGCGTTGACTCTCTCGTTTTCGCAACTCTCGGCACAACGTAAAAATAAGGCCTATCTCGATTATATCGAGAAATACAGTTCATTAGCGGTAAAACATCAAAAGCAGTATGGCATACCGGCCAGTATTACACTGGCACAAGGGTTGCTCGAATCGGGAGCCGGTCGTAGCGAATTGGCCCGTATGTCCAACAACCATTTCGGTATCAAATGTCATAGCGATTGGAAGGGGAAGAGGGTTTATTACGACGATGATAAGAAAGACGATTGTTTCCGTAAATATAATAAACCGGAAGATTCGTTTGAAGATCATGCCCGTTTCTTAAAGAGAGCTCGCTATGCTTCTCTTTTCGAATTGAAAGTGACCGATTACCGGGGGTGGGCGAAAGGTTTGAAGCGCTGCGGGTATGCCACCGATAAGTCGTATGCCAATAAGTTGATTCAGACCATCGAGCTTTACGAACTTTATAAATACGACCGCCGTAGTTTCAAGCCTATTCGGGCGAAAGACCTTTTACCCGTTATCGTAGCCAATCCGCATCCCGTTTATCGTTCGTGGGGATTGCTTTATGTCGAGGCTCGCGACGGCGACTCGCTCGAATCCATAGCGAAGGAATTCGGTTTCTCGGTGAAAAAACTGGCGAAGTACAACGAAGTTCCCAAAGACTATCCGTTGGAGGCCGGCGACATTGTCTATCTCGAAAAGAAAAAGAAGAAAGCCGAGAAAGGCTATGACTTCTGTATCGTCCGTTCAGGAGACTCTATGCACACCATTGCGCAACGATACGGTATCCAGTTGAAAAATCTCTATAAGATGAACAAACTCCCGGACGATTATACCCCTTCGGTGGGCGATACTCTGCGACTGCGGTAG